A segment of the Romboutsia sp. 13368 genome:
TAAAAGCCCCATAAGACCATATACATGGTCTCCATGAAGATGAGTTATACAAATTAAGTCAACAGTTTTAAAGCCACAGTTTTTCATTCTCATAGAAACCTGAGTTCCTTCACCACAGTCTATAAGTATTTTTCTACCTTTATAATTTATAAATAAAGAAGATAAAAACCTATTTGGCATAGGCATATTACCTCCACATCCTAACAAAACTAAATCTATCATAAAATACTCCTTTTATTTATTTAAGGCTATCTTGTTTGTAAAGTTGTCGTGCATTATATAAACCAAGTATAAAACTTAATATACCTACAACTAATTTCATTTTTAACCTCCCTATTGTTTAATAATCATATTCATCAAAATTTAAAAGTTTATTTAAAACAGATTTTATAATATCATAACTAAATCCTTTATAAGCTAAATGTTGAGATAGTTTTTGATATATTTTTCTTTTATCATCATTTTTAATTCTTTCATATCTTTTCTTAGCTAAATGCAGAGCATTTTCAAATTCTATATTAGAATCTATATTAGATATAGCCTCAGATATTGACTCTGAATCTATTCCTTTATTGTAAAGGTTTTGCTTTATTTTATTTTTACCACATTTATTTAAATTTACATTAGTATTTACTATTTTTTGAGCTAATAATTTATCATCTATAAATTTATTATTTTTTAAAAACTGTAATACTTTTTCTATGGTAGAATCTTCAAAATCTGAAGATAATTTTTCTTTGATTTTTTTTTCTGATTGATCAGCCTTAGATAAAATATTTAATGCTTTATTTTTAGCTTTAATATACATATCATTATCAAGTAAGTCTTTTAAATTATCTTTATCGATTTCAACACCCTTTTTTAAATTAAATGTATAAACAAGCTCAGTAAATACCGACATGAAAAATTCATCATTAATATAGATATTTACTCTATCTTTATTTTTCTTTTGTGCTTCTATTTTAGTAATTACAGCCATTATGTGTCTCCTTAAATATATATAATAATATGATTATACACTAAAATTTAATATATTATATTTAATAAGTAAAAATTAATGGTACAATAATACTAGAATTAAAAAAAGGAGATAAACTATGAATATTAACAATATAGTTGATGAATCTTTTTCAATTAATAAAAAAAAACTAGAAGAGTTTGAAATGAAATGTAATAATATAAAAATCGGTATAATGGGGGGAACTTTTGATCCTATACATTATGCACATTTAGCAACAGCTGAATTCATAAGAGATAATTATAAATTAGATAAAATATTATTTATACCATCAGGAAATCCTCCACATAAAAAAGATAGTATAACTGATAAATATCATAGATATAATATGGTACTTTTATCTACAAATAATAATGATGATTTTATAGTTTCAGATATAGAAATTAAAAGAGAAAAAAAGACTTATACAATAGATACATTAAGAGAATTAAAAGAAAAATATAAAAATATTGAAATATATTTTATTACAGGTGCAGATGCTATTTGTGAAATAGAAACATGGAAAGATGTAGAAGAAAATTTTAGATTATCAAACTTTATAGCAGCTACACGACCGGGAATAAGTTTGTTAACGTCTAATGAAAAGATAGAAGAACTAAAAGTTAAATATAATGCAAATATTGAAAATGTATATGTACCATCGTTAGATATATCATCTACATATATAAGAAATCAGTTAAATAATAATAAAACAATAAGATATTTAGTACCAGATATGGTTCAAGAATATATATACAACAAAAAATTATATAATACTGGAGCAGAATAATGAATATAGATTTAATTAATAATAAGGTAAAAGAAATGTTACCGCAAAAAAGATATAAACATTCTTTGAATGTTGCAAATTGTGCAGTTAAATTAAGTGAAATATATGGATATGACTCAAAAAAATCTTATATAGCAGGTATTACGCATGATTGTGCAAAATACTTAAATAAAGAAGAGATAAAGTACTATATAGATAAATATAATATAATTTTAGATGAATTAGAAAAAGATAATTTAGCTCTATCTCATAGCTTAATAGGTTCATATATAGCTAAATATGAATTAGAAATAGATGATGAAGACATAATTAATGCAATAAAGTATCATACTACAGGTAAAGAAGATATGACTTTAATAGAGAAGATAATTTATATAGCAGATTCTATAGAAGAAGATAGAGATTTCCCAGGAGTAGATAAATTAAGAGATTTAACTTATAGTGGAAAATTAGATGAAGCTTTAATTACTTCATTTAATAATACTATAAAATTTGTAATAGATAATAATCAACTAATCCATAATAGGACAGTAAATGCAAGAAACTACCTTATAAAAAATAAAAATTTATAAAATTATAGCACTAAGAAAGAAATTTAAAATATTATATAATAAAATACAATGGTTTATTTAATTATTATTTATGGTATAATAATTAAATATGTTTATAATCAGGAAAGGAAGGAAATAATATGACAGTAGAAAATATTACAAAAGTTATATATGATGCAATAGATGATAAACTAGGTAAAGATATAGCTATATTAAATATAGGAGCTGTATCTAGCTTATGTGATTATTTTGTAATAGCAACAGCTTCTTCTCAAAGACAAGTTAAAGCTATAGCTGATAATGTAGAAGATGAATTAACTAAACTTGGTATAGAAGCTAGAGGAAAAGAAGGATATGATACTCAAGTTTGGGTATTACTTGATTATGGTGATGTTATGGTTCACATATTCAACGAAGAAAATAGAGACTTCTACAACTTAGAAAAATTATGGAAAGATGCTCCATATGTAGATGTTGACAACTTAGCTTAATAATGTTAAGATTATAATTAAAATTTTAAATTATTAAATAGACTAGAGTAGTAAAAGAATATATTTTTTCAGAGAGCTAGTGGTGCTGTGAACTAGTAAAATATATCTTTGAACTTGCTAGATAAAATCTATTTGGCCGTAGTTGGCATATAAACTATCTAAGAGAGTCTATATTATAGACTAATTAGGGTGGTACCGCGAAGACAATCCTCGTCC
Coding sequences within it:
- the recX gene encoding recombination regulator RecX; protein product: MAVITKIEAQKKNKDRVNIYINDEFFMSVFTELVYTFNLKKGVEIDKDNLKDLLDNDMYIKAKNKALNILSKADQSEKKIKEKLSSDFEDSTIEKVLQFLKNNKFIDDKLLAQKIVNTNVNLNKCGKNKIKQNLYNKGIDSESISEAISNIDSNIEFENALHLAKKRYERIKNDDKRKIYQKLSQHLAYKGFSYDIIKSVLNKLLNFDEYDY
- the rsfS gene encoding ribosome silencing factor, with translation MTVENITKVIYDAIDDKLGKDIAILNIGAVSSLCDYFVIATASSQRQVKAIADNVEDELTKLGIEARGKEGYDTQVWVLLDYGDVMVHIFNEENRDFYNLEKLWKDAPYVDVDNLA
- the yqeK gene encoding bis(5'-nucleosyl)-tetraphosphatase (symmetrical) YqeK → MNIDLINNKVKEMLPQKRYKHSLNVANCAVKLSEIYGYDSKKSYIAGITHDCAKYLNKEEIKYYIDKYNIILDELEKDNLALSHSLIGSYIAKYELEIDDEDIINAIKYHTTGKEDMTLIEKIIYIADSIEEDRDFPGVDKLRDLTYSGKLDEALITSFNNTIKFVIDNNQLIHNRTVNARNYLIKNKNL
- the nadD gene encoding nicotinate-nucleotide adenylyltransferase, which encodes MNINNIVDESFSINKKKLEEFEMKCNNIKIGIMGGTFDPIHYAHLATAEFIRDNYKLDKILFIPSGNPPHKKDSITDKYHRYNMVLLSTNNNDDFIVSDIEIKREKKTYTIDTLRELKEKYKNIEIYFITGADAICEIETWKDVEENFRLSNFIAATRPGISLLTSNEKIEELKVKYNANIENVYVPSLDISSTYIRNQLNNNKTIRYLVPDMVQEYIYNKKLYNTGAE